From the Bacteroidota bacterium genome, the window GGTTCTTCACTTCTTTCCCAAACCCCTCTGTACGTGATTTTCGATAAACTGTTTCCAATTCCTTCGCATTTTTTGAGCGATAGCCGTATCGAAGTCCGTCATAACGGGCCAGATTAGAAGATGCTTCGGCAGTAGAAAGCACGTAATAAGTGGCAATTAAATAGTCCAACATATCAAACGCTGCTTCTTCCACGGTATGACCATCCTCCTTAAGATGCCTAATAAGTTCTTCGGTTGCATGGAGCACCTCCCGATTCAAACCTTCGCTTTTCATTACCGTTGGGAAAACAGCTATCCGCGCCTTCTTCTCAAATTTTAATTCGGAAGAATAGGCTGGAACTTTCTGGGAAGAGGAAGTAGCATCATGCTCGTCCTTACCCGAAATGACCTCGGTAATCAACGCAGCATCTTCTACATTAGTGGTGAAGGGGCCAATCTGATCAAAGGAAGAAGCGTAGGCTATCAAACCATAGCGCGAAACTCTTCCATAAGTGGGCTTTAGGCCTACCAGCCCACAAAATGAAGCCGGCTGACGAATAGAACCTCCGGTATCTGAACCCAGCGAAGCATGACAAAGACCTGCCTGCACCGCCACCGCCGAACCACCGGAAGAGCCACCGGGTACCCGGTTATTATCTATGGCATTCAAAACATTTCCGTAGGCAGAATTTTCATTGCTCGAACCCATCGCAAACTCATCGCAATTAGTGCGACCGATAATAATGGCATCTTCGGCTAATAGCCTTTCAACCACCGTAGCACTATAAATAGAAGTGAAGTTTTCAAGAATCTTTGATCCGGCAGAAACCCGATGATCTTTGTAGCAGATATTGTCCTTGATGGCGATAACCAAGCCAAACAATTTGCCCGGTGCTTTACCTTCTTTTAATTTACGGTCGAGGTATAAAGCCCGCTGCGAGGCCTCTTCGGCAAATACTTCAAGAAAAGCATTGAGATGATGGTTGGCCTCTATCTTCTGCAAATAGGACTGCACCAAGCCTTCGCAGCTTTGCGCTCCGCTCTTCAGTTGTTCTTGAATATGTTTTAGGGTAGGGTGTTGCAACACTGCCGCGTCAATTAATACTTAAATTTTTTTAGGGAAAGTACCTGTTGAAAGTACTTGGGAAATCAGGCTTTCTCTTCCTCTTTCTCTTTGGTTTCGTTGGTGGTGGCTGGTTTGTTTTTCATTCCCTCTTCTATTTCCGTCTTGATGTTGGCTTTAGCCGAATTAAACTCCCGGACACCTTGCCCAATACCACGCATCAGCTCAGGAATTTTTTTGCCTCCAAAAAGTACCAAAGCCAATATCACGATTAACACCACTTCGGGAGTTCCTAAACCGAATATTGCATATTGTTCTTGCATGACTGATTATTTACCCTGCAAAGATATTCAAAACAGGGAAAGGGGAGGAAAATAGCTTATTAAATCAGCCTTGCGGCTTTAAGTAAATGATGTAGCCTTTCATCAGAAAGAGACTCCTGTTCCGATTTATCGTACAAAGCGACGAGATAAACCGTTTTATGAACGATTTTAACACAGGTGATTATCCGTCCACCTCCACTCTTACCTTGACCTTTGGATTTGATAGCTATTCTAATCTTAAAACAATCGGCACCAAGAGAAGTGCCTTGCTTAGGAATAGTTTCAAGCCCATTTACAAGCCACTCCAATTCTTTTTTCAGAGAAGGATATTTCCAATAAAGATTTTTAAACTGTTTTTCGAAAGGCTCGGTAGCAATTATCCTAAACTTCATCCAACAACTGTCTGGCTGTTTTGAGTTTCTTCTTCCCGGACTGATGAAGCGCTACGTCTTGCATGGATTTTTTAACCTCCTGTACAAACTCCTTGTCTGTGTCGCTCCCTTCTTCTGTCTCCACCACCTCTACATAACCCAATTGGTGAATCAACTCCATGAAAAATGGCAATTTCTTCTTGTTCTTTATTTTTAGGGTTATAGTCATTGCACGAAGATATAATAAACCAAATAAATATTCGCATCGCGACTCAGCAGATTTCTAAAATAAAGAAACCCCATCCGGCTGCAGCGGGACAGGGTTTCTGTTTGTTTCACGCTCGGCGTGAGAAATGATATCAAATCATTTTTTTCAGTTGCCTTTCAACGTCAGAAAGGACTTAAGATATTCTGGCGTTCACCGTGCCTACGTCACTCCAGGCTCCGTATTCATCGCGGCCTACAGCCCCGATGCGGATGAAGTAAACGTCTCCGGGAATCAGTCCGTTCAAATCTGCGTTAGTGCGTATTGCAATGCGCACCAACTGAAACGAATCCGGAACATTGGTAGTCGAAATCTGCACCTGATAGGCTCCGGCACCTACTACCGAGTTCCAAAGAACCCGAATACTTCCCGGAACACTGCCCGGCTTAATCCGCAGGTTTAACACCTGACCCACCGGGCCCAGAGGGGCACCGCGATAGACTACATCAAAGCGGCTTGACAAAATGCTTTCCTCATTTCCTCCCGAAGTAGCCTGTACGTAGGCTGCCAGTTTGCGGATGAGGTTCATCAAATCCATGAGCCGAAGTCGCATGATGGCCATTTCCACCGAGTCGGTACGCGATGCGTTATACGATACTTCCAACGCATCTGTAGCAGTGACCACGTCTGCAAGGGTGGGGTCGGGAGTCGGGAAATTCACATTTCCCGTCATAGCCCCTGTTATCAATCTGGAGCGCTCAATTACTGAAGGCACGCTCAATCCTATAAATCCCATTTTCAATTTCATATTTTTTGTGTTTAAAAGGTTAAAAAAACGGTCCTGCTCTCATAAAACAGGCTCTTTATTACTACTATTATTAGTGCAACCATCTCCACTTTGCCGGCGCCAGCCGGTAACATTCGGAGGCCTCTGCCATGAACTAAAAACATTTCTTTGATGAAGACTCGACCCCTTCGGCAAATTCAGGGTCGAGTTTGAATTTACCGATTCTTCATTATATGAAACGCACCTTGTGTTCTGTCATTACCTCTTTTTATTACCAAGAGGAGGTGGTCTGTTCACCGCCTTTCGGCGGGGTATCTTCTTCGCTCGGAGCCTTGTTATCAGCGTTCTGAACTTAAAGACGATGCAAATATAAGCCTAAACATACTAAAATCAATAGTGCATCGAAAAAATCTTTCAATTTCGAGCATAAAGCCCTGCAAGGCAGGGCAAAAAAAATTATTAACAGGCCTCAAAAAGGGGTCGAATTTTGACCTATATCTTCTGAAACCCAGAAGGAGTAAGGTATTCGGGTGCTTTTTTCGAGAGGAAATGAAAGGTAAACAAGAAACACTCGATATATCTCCTCTCCCTTCAAGAACATTTTTGATTCAGATTGCTGATGGGGGAAAAATTGGGTAAAGATCTGGTGAGTTGAGCTGGGCAATGCCATTAAGTTAAGGAAGTGCGACCGCGATGCGGTCGTATGTTTATAGCGAACGATATGCTATAAACATACGACTCCAAAGGAGTCGAACGCAATTGCAGATTGAATAATGGTGTTGACGGGAAGGAGATGGTCAGGGTTTTTTGCATGAAATTCTTCAGCTATAAGCTGAATGCTTGGTAGGGTGTAGGCAGAGCCTACACCTAGGGCTGGACAAATACAACCTCCGCTTCCTTCATCCATTGCATAGAATGACTAAACTCTTCCCCTCTTGAGAGGGGGTGATGGTGTCCTTTTCAAAATCAAAAAGACCGCTGTTGTATTTATTGTCGGCCTCGGTAAAAACCGCCAGCAGGTTTTTGTAGGCATCACCTTTGGCAGATGCTTCTCTCAGTTTGCCATAATGCTCTACTGCGGTCTTCGCAAAAGCGAAGAAAAATCAAGCGGTCAATGGTTTGCTGCACCGCAAAATTTAATTGCTCTTCGTTTAGCTTCTGGTTATTTTTCGCCATGCTGACAGCCAGATATTTGCGCCACTGGTTCAGCGATTCTACAAATTCTTTATCGAGCGGCACCGAGCCGCGCTTTTGCGTATCGCTCTGAATGTATTTGTCAAAGCGTCCTTTCACCACTGCTTCGCGGCTGAAGGTGTCGTATAGAAAATCAAACTCGTTGAGATACTCTGTATAATGCAAGTACTTGATTCTGCCCACCGCAGCGCTATCATTCAGCGAAGGTTTCTTGCTGCAATCATAAACAGCCAGCTCTTCAAAATTGGTGAGCAGCGAAACAGCCGTTTGTGCGCTGCGCCCGTAGCGCCGCAACTGGGTAGGACGCTTCTTTGTTGGTTTTGATTTGAACCGCGGGCTTCTTGGCTTCTACAAAAACAATCGTTTGAAACTGCCCGAAAGTCGAAAGCCATAATCAGGCGCTTTGGTGCTTTTGCCCACTTTCACCTTGTCCTCATAAATCACCTCGCGGTAACTTTCTGCCAGACCTTCTTCATTATCTACATCCCAGCCAAGGGCTTTGAAAAACTTGTTGAGAAAGTCCATGCGCAGCTTCGCCTCATCGTAAGAACTGCTTTTGTAAGAGGCAGCCTGTTCGCTGAACTGTGCTACTAATTTTTCGAGGGTTTTTCTCGCCTGTTCTTTAGAGACGGTCATGGTCGGACTAAAAAAGCTTTAATTGATTATCGCTCGGCGGTTGATATTCGGTGGTTGTTTCTTCATCATCAATAGTCGCTTCCTCGCTTTGCTTGGTAAGGCCTTCAAGAATTTTCGTTCTTTTTTCAACCTTTTCCTCTTGCGCTTCTATTTCGGCAAGCTCTCTTTCTATCTCCGTCATTTCAGCCTGCACCGGTTGTTGCTCATGTTTCAAAACTCGTGCTTCAATCACTTGTCTTTCCCAGATTTTAAGCAGCTCGATGGCTTCGCCTTGTTTATTTTTTTCAGCAATAATCATCTGCTCCCGAATAATGGCGAGCTTCTTTTCGAGCCTGTAATCGGACAAACTTGAAAGGAATGAAATGTTGGACGTTTCGTGGCTTTTCGCTTCGTCTATCCGTAGTAAATAATTCACAGGTCGAAAATAAACTTTTAGGGAAGTACCGAAGGTGGGAATCGAACTTTCTAAAAGGTATATTAGACCTCTTCGGAAAATCAGGATTGTTTTAATGAGCTTCCATAGCGCAACCGATAATTTTCCCGGTTAATTTTGAAAGCTTGTACTCTTCGCTAATCATCGTAATTATTTAATCACTTTAATCATGGTTCAAACTTCCTCGCCACTCTCTGTACCACGCCGGATTGCTGCCGGGCTATTCGGGTAGATTCCAGTGTCTCGTATTTCTCAGTTAGCTGCTCATCAGTTTGCGGAGCGAGGATTTGTTGAAGGCCGTATTTGCTAAAAACAAACTTTTCGGCTTCTGCCAATGCCCGGCGGAAACCGGTCATATAATATTGCAGGTTGTTTAGCTCTTCGCTTATGTCCGTATTTTCAGGTAGCCAGAAATTGACGCGGCATCGCCAGATGCCCAGATGCAAAGAGGGCTTATCAACCACGAAAAGCGAAAAGTCCACAAACACCCGGTCTCGGTACGCCGACTGGTGATAGGTACTCTTATATGTAAAGAGCGGCTGCGCAGGGAGCCGATCCGAAGTGCTGTCACAAAATATTTCCTGAATTCGAGTCATCATTAATGTTTTATTGTATGGAACGAAGATGGCTAAATAATCATTCGCCACCATCCGTGTTTTTTCATCTTTTGAAAAACAATTATAATGAGCATCACCAAAAAAGGCAAAACGTATATAATAGACCTCTTTCCAAAATCAAATAGGCTTAGTTAGTAAGTTAGCAATAGCCGCGATTAGGTTGAGCCGCAATTTGAACCTTCTTCTTCTGTTTCGATATTTTTCAGCCAGTATTCTGAATATTTTGAGTTTTCGGATGATATTCTCGATAGCCACCCTGCTGGAGGATATCCGTTGGTTTCTTTGTTTATCTGTTTTGGTAAGCGGATTTTTCTTGCTTCTTTTTCTTTGGTATTTCGGTATTGGGATGTGCCTTTTGTAATCCTTGGTATCCGGTATCTACTTCTGCGGTTATGGTGGGATGGATGGGTGTTTGGCTTTGTTTATACAGCTTGTAATCATGCTTGCGTCCATTTCCCACTTCGGTGCAAACAATCTGTCGGGTATTTTGGTCTGCTATTATCTGTGATTTTAAGGTGTGTCTTTTCTTTTTACCTGAGTAATAACGCCGCTGTTTTTTTAGGTCGCTCAATAGGGGTTTCCGTCACATCTATCCAGACTAGCTCAAACTTATTTTCCGGACAGGTAAGTACCTTTTTTGCCAGGCAAATGAAACCGGGGATCGTTGATGAGCTTATGCTCCGTATCCATAATTATTTTACAAACCGCCGATTCACTAATGTCATAGGTAATGCCAATATGGAACATGGTTCGATACTCCCTGTAATACATCAGGAGCATCAAAATCTTATCCTCTAAACTTAATTTGGAAGCCACTCCACGGCAGGTGCTTTCTTGCTTTTGCATTTGCCTCTTCTAGAGCCTGCACCATCAGATGAAACACCTCTCAGGTGACTCCTGTACTACGTTTAAACTGTGCCTTTGGCTGTTTTGAATAATTGTCCATCGCATGAAGCAAAGAAATTATCAAACTTCTGTTTTTCCACAATTCAATCAACAGAACACATAGTCTAGTGTACTTATTTTTAGAATAAACCCATTTTGGAAAGAAGTCTAATGTTTTTGGGCAGCACCTGCTTTCTTCCGCCAAATTGTCCTCCCCTCTCTCCATTTTTGACCGACCCATTGCTATTCGGTACCCATCTCCAGCTATTCGGTCCCTGTTAGCAAGAGATAGGTCCCTGTTCGTAGCTATTCGGTCCCTGTTAGTAAGAGATAGGTGCCTGTTCGTAGCTACTCGGTCCCTGTTAGCTAAAGACAGGTGCCTGTTAGCTGCTACTCGGTACCTGTTCGCAAGAGACAGGGACCAGTTCGTAGCTATTCGGTCCCTGTTCGCCAAAGACAGGTGCCTGTTCGCAGCGATTCGGTCCCTGTTAGCCAAAGATAGGTGCCTGTTAGCTGCTATTCGGTCCCTGTTAGCAAGAGACAGGGACCAGTTCGTAGCTATTCGGTCCCTGTTAGCATAAAACAAGTACTTATGCGTTAGAGAAATTGTTGGTTTTTAAGTTTCGCGGAAGAGCGTTTAATTTGCTCTTATATATAAAGACGGTTGAAACGTTCGTTTGAAAAATCAGATTTATGTTAATATTCTCATGCATCAATTTCACACATTCTAAAATACACCCGCTTTTCGACGGGCAGATTATCCGGACCAGCTATTTGGTTGGCGATGCAGCCCTAGTGGCCGGCAGCAGCGTGATGGGTGTGGACGCTGAACAAGGGTGGAGTAATCCATCGGGACAGTTTAAGAAGGCGATGATTATGGACTTTGCCCGCCATGAGCCCAATCCGCGGTTTCTGAAAGATGTAGAAATCTACTATGAAGCGCGGAATAAAATGCGCCATAAAGTGAAACACGAAACAAAGGAGATGATTGTGGCTCGCAAAAAGGTGGAGCATGCCATGGACGTTCTATATGAAGAAGCCGTGAAGAGATTCAAAGAAAGTTTCGCTCGCGCGGGATATTTGGGACTGATGCCTCTGGTGGAGGCCAACGAGATTATTCTACACGGCTCCTCTGTCGAAATGCCGGAGTCCATCGAGCGTGATGCCAAAGCATATAGCGAAAATCTGCGCGATTATTGGACCGACAAAACTGATGGCTATGCGTTCACTCTCCCTTTTTGGGATTATGTGTCCGAAGCTAATATAGTGGTGAGCGATATTGATGAGGCAGACGAAAACGCCGAGGTGCTGACCTTTCGGCTGCCTGATTTGCCCGCCTTGACTGCGTTTACGGCTGCCGAATTGAAATCTATTAAACAAGATTTATTTCCGCATCCCGAAATGAGGAAAGCGATAGAGGACTGGCACCACATTTTGATGAAGGAAGACTTTGGTCCCGAAAATTTTGATGCTTATCGAAACTATTTCTCTACCCATTTGCTGGATTATGTGCAAGAGGCAGAGAAAAAAGCAGCAGAGAATATGTTGCTGAATAGAGTGCGGGCCCAGTTGAATCAAAAGAGCCGCACCGAAAATTTTCTATCCATCTGTCCGGCAGAGATTGTTTGGGATTATCTGGAGTGGTGTGGAATGATTCCCAAAGAATCTGTCGAGGCTTTTAAGAAGAATATGCCCGAAAACTGTACTGGCGAAAAAGCGGTGCTGATATTGGTCAACAAACCGGAGTTGCTCAAACCGGAGGAAGAAATGTATGATAAA encodes:
- the gatA gene encoding Asp-tRNA(Asn)/Glu-tRNA(Gln) amidotransferase subunit GatA, translating into MLQHPTLKHIQEQLKSGAQSCEGLVQSYLQKIEANHHLNAFLEVFAEEASQRALYLDRKLKEGKAPGKLFGLVIAIKDNICYKDHRVSAGSKILENFTSIYSATVVERLLAEDAIIIGRTNCDEFAMGSSNENSAYGNVLNAIDNNRVPGGSSGGSAVAVQAGLCHASLGSDTGGSIRQPASFCGLVGLKPTYGRVSRYGLIAYASSFDQIGPFTTNVEDAALITEVISGKDEHDATSSSQKVPAYSSELKFEKKARIAVFPTVMKSEGLNREVLHATEELIRHLKEDGHTVEEAAFDMLDYLIATYYVLSTAEASSNLARYDGLRYGYRSKNAKELETVYRKSRTEGFGKEVKNRIMLGTFVLSSGYYDAYYSRAQKVRRILSEKLQMLFQQYDFILLPTCPTVAFKFGERTDNPVEMYLADIFTVLANLTGVPAISLPVAEAKNGLPIGVQLMANKFRETELFGFSETLMNLART
- a CDS encoding twin-arginine translocase TatA/TatE family subunit, yielding MQEQYAIFGLGTPEVVLIVILALVLFGGKKIPELMRGIGQGVREFNSAKANIKTEIEEGMKNKPATTNETKEKEEEKA
- a CDS encoding type II toxin-antitoxin system RelE/ParE family toxin; translated protein: MKFRIIATEPFEKQFKNLYWKYPSLKKELEWLVNGLETIPKQGTSLGADCFKIRIAIKSKGQGKSGGGRIITCVKIVHKTVYLVALYDKSEQESLSDERLHHLLKAARLI
- a CDS encoding fibronectin type III domain-containing protein; this encodes MKLKMGFIGLSVPSVIERSRLITGAMTGNVNFPTPDPTLADVVTATDALEVSYNASRTDSVEMAIMRLRLMDLMNLIRKLAAYVQATSGGNEESILSSRFDVVYRGAPLGPVGQVLNLRIKPGSVPGSIRVLWNSVVGAGAYQVQISTTNVPDSFQLVRIAIRTNADLNGLIPGDVYFIRIGAVGRDEYGAWSDVGTVNARIS